The genomic DNA TCTTCATCGTTGGCAAACAGATCACCAAAATGGCCGCTTACTGCCCACTTATAGTTGGGGTTTTCATTATCGTTTTCAGTCAAATAATGTTCTGTTTCAGGCGTGAAATATGAAGCATGTTCAGTCCTCTCAACCAAGAAGTCCGGTCCATTCTCCATCTCGCATCTTGATAAGGCCCACCGATCGCCGGTTCTCACAAGGGGGCAATCCTCAAACTTAAACTGATCATAATTGCTGGATATTTGACCCTGTGCAGATGCTTCTCCAACAAATATTAGGTTTGTAGACAAAAGAAGTGTCAAAACAAGGCTGGTTCGAAGCATAATAAGTCCTTAATTCGGTTTGAATTTACAGCAGGTAACCCCAAGCTCTCCGTCTATTGCGTACGCTTAAAAGAAAAGCATTACTAGTGCAGAGTACCCTACTCTAAAATGAGGAACTGCAGTTTTGTCCGCACAGCGGACCTCCGCGCATCGCGCAGCGAAATGATCCGCCATGAAGTCCCCTCTCATTGATTGCAAAGCAATCAACTGCCGGGCAGCGATAGACCAAGTATTGTTTGGCGCATCAGGCACGGCCAGCGGTTCAGGTTTGTCCCGCTTCAGGCGCTTTTTAGGCTTGATCCGCAGGTTCAGCTCCAGTTAGCAGTAGATCCGCCTGACGGTGATTGCATACAATCACCGTCAGGCCAGTGGGATAAACGCGTTTGTGGTTCCAGCAGTAGCCCTGCACGTTGCGCAGAGGCTTTGTTGCACAAATCCAATGAGGGGTGTGCTTCCCCTTTCCCCAGACGGACTTATTCTACTGGCTCTGTGACAGGTATGCCTAGAGCAGTGTAGCGGTTTGGTCTTGTCACGGTTTAGTTCCCGTCTCTTTCGAGCAATGTTTGCTATGAAGGAGATAGAGAATGGCAAAGAGATACACAGATGAGTTTCGGCGTGATGCGGTGCGCATGGCGACGACGAGTGGGTTAACGCGGCCTCAACTTTCATCAGATTTAGGGGTTGGGCTTTCGACGCTGAACAAATGGGTTCAACAGCATCAACACGATGACCTGATGTCAGGACCGCATCAAGACGTTGAGAAGGAGAACACGCGGCTTCGCAAGGAAGTCCGTCTGCTGCGCGAGGAGAGGGAAGTGTTAAAAAAGGCGGCGATCTTCTTTGCAGGCCAAAGCCGGTGAGGTTTGCTTTCATCGACGTCTGGAAAGAAGAATGGCCAGTTGAGTTTCTGTGCCGCGTTATGCGGGTCACATCACGTGGTTTCCGCGCGTGGCGGGTTCGCCCGATGAGCCAGCGACAACGAGATGATATGGTGATCCTAGCTCATATCCGTGAACAGCATCGCTTAAGCCTGCAAAGCTATGGGCGGCCTCGGATGACCGAGGAACTGCAAGAATTGGGATTGAAGGTGGGCCATCGTAGGGTCGGACGTCTGATGGGCGAGAATGGCATCAAGATCATCAGAACCCAGAAGTACAAGGCGACAACGGACAGCAACCACACGTTCAACATCGCACCAAATCTGTTGGATCAAGATTTCTCAGCGACTGGCCCCAATCAGAAATGGGCTGGCGACATCAGCTACATCTGGACAAGTGAGGGCTGGCTGTATCTTGCCGTCATCCTTGACCTGT from Octadecabacter antarcticus 307 includes the following:
- a CDS encoding IS3 family transposase (programmed frameshift), which codes for MAKRYTDEFRRDAVRMATTSGLTRPQLSSDLGVGLSTLNKWVQQHQHDDLMSGPHQDVEKENTRLRKEVRLLREEREVFKKGGDLLCRPKPVRFAFIDVWKEEWPVEFLCRVMRVTSRGFRAWRVRPMSQRQRDDMVILAHIREQHRLSLQSYGRPRMTEELQELGLKVGHRRVGRLMGENGIKIIRTQKYKATTDSNHTFNIAPNLLDQDFSATGPNQKWAGDISYIWTSEGWLYLAVILDLYSRRVIGWAVSNRMKKDLAIRALDMAVALRQPPEDCIHHTDRGSQYCSNEYQKRLSKHGFKISMSGKGNCYDNSMVETFFKSIKAELIWRNRWDTRRQAEGAIFQYINGFYNPRRRHSSLGGKSPLAFERKAA